Genomic segment of Mesorhizobium sp. B1-1-8:
TCGCAGAGCGCCGGTTCGTGTATGCGGTGGAGCGCAAGGGTGATGACGAAGCCGAGATTCGCGGAGTGCTGGTGCTGCGAGACCCACAGGGAGAGCGTCTGACCGGCGATGCCAAGGCAGCGTCGATCGTCCAAAGCAGGTTCGAGGAAAGTCAGGCCGGGAACGGGATGGCGGCGCGTTTCCAGTTCCATTCGCATGGCAATGGCGTCGAGTTTGCTGCGGCCCGCATTCGCGCATTGGTGCAAGATCACCCAGGTAAAGTGCATGACGAAGGAGGTCGCGCGATCGGCACCGTCGAGCAGGCCGGCGATCTCGTCCACAAGCAATGGCGCAGCCAACTCCACAGCCGCAGGGGCAGGGATGTGATGCATCTGCTGGTTTCGGCGCGCGCAGGCACAGATGTGGCGTCGTTCAATGCGGCTGTGCGGGACTTCCTCGGCGAGCAATTTACGTCGCATCGCTATATTTTTGTCCTGCACGATCCGGCCGATGATCCGAAAGATGTGCGGCAGGGCGGCAAGCGCCCGCACGTCCATGTCCATGCAATCGTCACCATGCGCTCCGAAACGGGAGCGCGCATCGAGACCAGTCCGCAGGTATTCCGGCAGTGGCGTTCATCCATGGCCGAAAAAGCCCGAATGCGCGGAATTGCCATGGAGCTCACCGACCGTCGAGAGTTTGCCAGCGCTCCTTCATACTCGCGCGCGCAGGTCAGGCCGGTCGGCTATTCGGGCAGGACCGAGCATGAGGGTACAAGCGAAGCCGCCCAGCGCCGCTACGCCGCCAAGCGCATGAACCAGTGGCACGCTGCCAGGACCGGGCGCAGTGCACGCTATGTCGCGCAAGCGGTCAAGACGTGGCGAACGATCTCTCTGAGCAGTGGCGACAGCAGGGTCGCTGCCTTTGCCAAGCATCAGATCCGGCGGATAGAGAGAGCCGCAAACGAATGTCAAATTGACCCGGGCCGGCTTGATCTCGTCGGTGGAAGCGTAGACCTTAGAGCCAATATGACTGCCCTGAGAGAACTGATCGGAGGTCACGATACTCCCATGCACACAATGACACGTCCTGAATTCGAGGCCTACCGCAGCCGCGTCGAGGCGATGCTGGTCGACGTAGCCGCTTCCATCCAGCCCGGGGAACGAAAAGACTTCCTCGCGATCGCCGCGGCCGCGCGCGAGGTGATAGACATCCGACGCGAGTACCTTGAGCTTTCAGAGCGCCAGCATGCTGGCGGCGCCTACCCGGCACCAGAACCCACCCGCGGATCGGCGGTCCACGACCGCGATGCCGCGGAGGCGACGCGGGCGCAGGAGCGATCAGGTAAGCAGACTCGCGACCGGGACGCCAAGGGCAGTGGCTTGGAACCAGCCGGACCGGCGACGCCCGCTTCCAGAGCCGGAGAGAGACCGGTCAGCAAGTCCGCGCAGGCTGCATCGACTGCGCCGGGCGCAACGGCCGAGCAGGGCGGCAGAGCCAAGCGCGGAGACCGACCCGAAAGCGAAGGCGAGCCGGCACCCGGTATTTTGCCCGCGATGCAGACGCGGGCCGCAAGGAATGTCACGGAGCGGCCAAATCGGGCAGGCGAGCCTGTGAGGGGCGAGCAGAAAACTTCTCAGCCCGATCCCTCCGCACAACGGGTTGCGCGCCTGCAGGACCTGCAACGGGAGCTCGAACAAAAGGCCGACCGGGAAGGCAGCGAGCGTGAGCGCTAGGCTGTCATTTTGGTGGGTAGTGCAGGGCAGGTCAGCTGGCTGCCCGCAGATGCCTGATGGGCTTTCCCGGAGACATTGCCTGGGCGGCGCGGACTATGCTTTGGGCGTCGATGCCATAGTGCCGGTAAAGATCCGCTATGGTGCCGGTCTGGCCGAAATGTTGCACCCCAAGAGAGCGCGTCCTGTGACCTTGGACCGAGCCCAGCCAGGCAAGCGTCGCCGGATGCCCATCCAGAACCGTGACCAGGGCACAGTGAGAGGAAATGTCTGCCAGCAGTCGCTCGACATGGCTTTGCGCGTGAGCGAGACCATGCTCCCTTGCCCGTTGCGCCGCGATCCAGCCTGAGTTCAAGCGGTCAGCGGAGGTAACGGCCAGCAGGCCAACGTCGCGCCGATCCTCTGCAATCAGTCCGACTGCCTGGAACGCTTCAGGCGCCACGGCTCCGGTGTAAGCAACGACCACTTCGGCGTTTGGCCCTGGCTTGCGCATCCAATAGCCCCCACTCAGCATGGCGTCGGCCAAGGCTTGGTCGACGGCGCGTCCGGGCTGCTCGATCGGACGTGTCGATAGCCTCAAATAGACCGATCCGCCCTGGGCGTCGCTGAGCCATGTCTCTGGATCGGGGTGGCTGTCGCCATGACGCTGCAAATGCTCGAATGAAAAGCGCAAGATGGTTGCAAGTTCATCGACAAAGGCTGGCTCGAAACTGGCAAGCCCATCCTGTGCCATGCCTATCAATGGCGTGGCGATCGATTGATGGGCGCCGCCTTCCGGCGCGAGACTTATGCCTGAAGGAGTGGCAGCGATAATGAAGCGTGCATCCTGGTAGCAGGCATAGTTCAGCGCATCCAGCCCGCGCTCGATGAACGGATCGTACAGGGTCCCGATCGGCAACAGCCTTTCCCCGAACAGAGAATGGGAAAGTCCGAACGCCGATAACGTAAGGAACAGGTTCATCTCGGCAATGCCGAGTTCCAGGTGCTGGCCCTTAGGGGAGAAGTCCCAACTGAAGGTCGACGGTATGCGTTCTTTCCTGAACAGATCGACGGCTTCCTGCCTGGCGAAAAGACCGCGGCGGTTAACCCAAGGGCCAAGATTGGTGGAGACCGTAACGTCGGGCGAGGTGGTCACGATCCTTTGCGCGAGTTCGGTATCGTGCCTGGCAATCTCATTGAGGAGCAGTCCGAATCCCTGCTGCGTCGAAATAACCGACTGGGAGGGCGCTGCAAGCGCCGCGGGCACACGGACCTTTGCCGCGTCATAGCGGCGGGGACCCTCGGCGTTGAAAGGGGCAGCCGCGACGAATTCCTTCAACTGCCGGGCCGGAACGGCAAGGCCTTCAAAGGCGTCCCATTCCCGTCCGGGGCGTACCCCCAGCCTGGCGCGCAACTCCTCGATCTGCGCCGACGTCATCAATCCGGCATGGTTGTCCTTGTGGCCGGCCAGGGGCAGACCGAAGCCCTTGATCGTGTAGGCCAAAAAGCAGACTGGCCGATCGTGCTTGCCTGCTTCATCGAAGGCCTTAAGCAGCGATGGAAGGTCATGTCCTCCAAGATTGGTCATCAAGCGGGCCAGCTCCTCATCCGTGCGGCTTTCCAGCAGCTTGGAAACGGGACCCTGGTCGCCGAGGTCATCGAGCAATCGCCTGCGCCAGGCGGGTCCGCCCTGGAACGCCAATGCGGAATAAAGCTGATTGGGGCAGGCATCGATCCAGTGACGCAGCGCCTCGCCCCCGGGCTCTTTGAATGCCGTTTCGAGAAGCGTTCCGTATTTGAGGATTACCACGTCCCAGCCGAAATTGCGGAACAGTGAGACAAAGCGCTCCCAGAGCCCCTCCCTGACGACGGCGTCCAGGCTCTGGCGATTGTAGTCGACAATCCACCATGTGTTGCGCAGGCCGTGTTTCCAGCCTTCCAGCAGCGCTTCGAAGATGTTGCCTTCATCCAATTCGGCGTCGCCGACAAGCGCAACCATGCGGCCTTCCGGTCGGTTTTTGGCCATGCCTTTCGCGCGAAGGTAATCTTGCACCAGAGCGGCGAAAAGCGTTTGCGCGACGCCCAGGCCCACGGATCCGGTGGAGAAATCGACATCGTCGACATCCTTCGTGCGCGAAGGATAGGATTGGGCGCCCTGATAAGCCCTGAAGGCCTCCAGCTTGTGGCGCGTCTGATTGCCGAAAAGATACTGAATGGCGTGGAATATCGGACTGGCATGCGGCTTCACCGCGATCCTGTCCTGGGGACGCAGGACAGCGAAGTAGAGAGCCGTCATCACCGTGGCAAGCGATGCCGAGGACGCCTGGTGTCCGCCAACCTTCAGGCCATCGTCATTCTGGCGAACATGGTTGGCATGGTGGATCATCCAGGTGGACAGCCACAGCACCTTGCGCTCCAGGGCTTCCAGGCAGGAAAGTTTCAGATCGTCCATTTCCTGCTCCACTGCTTGAGACCCGCAGCATAGGAAGAACTCGCGATCGGTTGCAGCCAAACTGGTAACAATCCGACCCGCGTTTTGCTATTCTCAGCCAATCAATGTGTCAGGAACGGTGATTCATGCTAAAAGACGGGATCGACCATATCGATCGCAAGCTGCTGGCAGCACTGCAGGCGGATGCCCATGCGACGACCGAAAGCCTTGGCGAGATCGCCGGGCTTTCTCCGTCTCCCTGTGCTCGCCGCGTGCGGATGCTCGAGAAGTCAGGCGTGATCAAGGCCTATGTAGCGGTCGTGGACCAGGTCAAGGTCGGTCTCCCCGTCAGCGCCTTTGCCTCGGTCAAGCTGGAACGCCAGCGAGAGGAGGAACTGGATCGTTTCTCAAGCACCGTTTCGCGCTGGCCGGAGGTGGTTGAGTGCTATCTGATGACGGGGAAGATGGATTTTCTGCTGCGCATTGTCGCCAAGGATCTGGCTGCTTATGAAGCGTTCCTCAAGCAGAAGCTTACCAGACTCGACGGGGTCGCTTCGATCGAAACCAGTTTTGCTCTCGGCCAGGTCAAGCATGCGCTTGGCCTGCCGATTCTAGCTTGATTGCGGAATGGCGCTTACGCGAGCGCGGCGGCCTCAGTCCGGGGCTGACCGGTGTTCGGCGTAGACCTGACATCGGCGCCTTAGAGATGCGCCGTTTATCCGGTGGAACGGGACAGGGCCGGTAAGGTCAACATAAGCGCAACGTCGCCAGGAACTCGGAAATGTGCTATGTTGCTGCCATTATGGACGTCGGCAGCAGCTCAAAGCTTGTCATCGCCGCTTCACGGGACCAGACCCAAGCGACGTATGGTGAGATTGACGACATCGACTACCATCTCCGCGAGACACACCGGACGATTGAGCAGTCCCGCATTCTATTGCGCGTTGTGAAAGCGCCTTTCATCCAGTGGAACGGGACAGGGGCTGGTGATGCCAACGAAAAGCCCGCCTACCCGGCCTGCGATAATTCCGGTGGCGAGCCTTGCTGACGGAGAGGACGGCTGCATCCCTGAGGAATCGACCGTCTTGGACGGTTAATCCGCTAGTGGCGGAAACGTTCCAGATCGGGACAGGGCGTAGCGGGGCGGACTACTTTTTCAGCAAGAGCGCTTCACGCACCAGCGACGACAGATTGCCCACACCGAGCAAGTCGATAAGCTCATGGGCCTGTGTATGGGTGATGCCGGTTCTGTCCACAAGCCAGTTGGCGTGCTTTTCCTTAGCAGTCTGAGGCTCGCGGCCGCTCTCTCTGGACATGGCTTTTCTCCCGTTGGGGCGAAAGCGTGATCGTCTCTTCCAAGCGTCCGTTGCCAAAGATTTATGCGCGGGCGACCAGATAAGCCTACGCCCTAACCAGACGAATGGCTAGGTCTATGAAGCCGGTTGGGTCTGTTCAACTATGTAACCGTCCGGCGTAACCGTCCGGCGTTCGAAAGAACAAAAAGAGAATAGAATGAGTGATCCCCGACCACCAACGGGCCGGCGCTGCTGGAGTCTTGAACAGCCGCTGGATCTGACGAACTGATACGTCGAGCAGGCTTGCCGCTGCAACAGTCGTCATGCGCCGCTCCAAAACCTTCGACAGAACCTCGATGCGTTGCAGCTCGCGCTCGCACATCAAAATCAATCCCAATCTGCAATCTCCCGCGCTCTCGAACGCGGGCAGATTGGCAAGGCAGGAGCGACATTCCTACTTTGCCAGATCCGGACATTTTAACTTAGCTGCTACATGCGCCAGCAAGTTAGAAATGCGACACTCATAGGGCGGGGGCGTTCGGTTCCTAGCAAAGTAGAAATGTCGCATCGACGGTAAAGCCGCGCCTTCTTGGCGCCGACGAGAGCGCCCGATCGGGCGTCAGCTGGTCAGGGTTGCGCAGCCCGATCGGGTGCGTTCCAGTGAAACTCCTCCGGCTTTAGCTTTGAGAGCTGGCTTCATTCTGCAGCAGCCAACCCCGCCAGGGCCTGTTCTCGCCGCGCAATGACCGCCGGATCCTTCGTGAAATCCGTCTTCTTGCCGGGCTTGCGGCCACGCTTCACGTAGCCGTTGCTCTGACTGCCGTCGGGGATGCCGAACATGTGGTTTGTCTGCCCGGTGCGCCGCGGCCCGTGCTGGCTGCGTTGAAGCTCTCGGCCAGCCTGCATTGCAGCAACCAGGTCCAAGGCGGCATCCAGCCGCTTGTTCTCAACAATCTCCGATCTGTGAACCGAGCGCAGCTTGTCGAATGTCTTGTAGGGTAGGGAGGTGCTGTCTTCCATGATCTCAAGCCGACCGTCAGGATAGTCGCAGACGACTACCTTCTTGCCGGCCAGACTCTTCGCAAAGGCGCTCGGCTCGAGGATGAACAGCACCTTGTCGTAGCGTAGCGTCAGGGCCTGCGACAGCGTGCGGAACTCTTTGCGGCACATGGCGCCGTCCAGATTCTCATGCTTGGCCAGGGGACGGTGCATGTTCTTCGGATTGCGGGGCTCCTTGCCGAAGCGGGCGTTGAAATCGGCGGCAAACTCCGCCGCAAAGGCGTTGGCCGCCTCGATCGTGCTGATGCCGCGCAGGCGCAGCTCCTTCACAAGCCGGTCCTGCAGCGTCTGATTGGCGCGCTCGACACGGCCTTTGGCCTGGGGGGTGTTGGCGCAGATGATATCGATGTTCAGTTCGTATAACGCTCGACCGAACTGCGTCAGGCCGGTCGTTCGATCCTTCTCGGATCCATGCGTTGTACGAAAAACCCCATGCTTGTCGCTGTAGAACGAGACAGGCTTGCCCCATTCCTGCAAATACGTCTTTGTGGCGATCAGGTAGTCGAACGTGTTCTCGGAACCGGCAAAGCGCAGATGCAGCAGCTTGCCGGTGGCGTCGTCGATATAGACGAGCAGGGCGCATTTGGGGCCGCGGTTCTCGAACCACCAATGACGTGAGCCGTCGATCTGCACCAACTCGCCGAAGCAATCGCGCCGGCCGCGCGGCTGGTGAAGTTGCTTCTTACGCTCCCGACGCGACGTCCAGATGCCGGCTTCCGTCATCCATTGGCGTAGCGTCTCTTTGCTGACAGCGATTTGATGTCGTTCGAGTAGCTTCTCTGTTGCGAGTGTTGGCCCGAAATCCCTGTAGTAATCACGCACCAGGTCCAACACTGCATTGCGGAACTCCTCGGCGTGTCGCCGGTTGCTCGGTCGGCTGCGTCTCTTCGAAGCCAGAGCGCTCGCACCATCCTGATCATAGGCCCGCAAGAGCCGATGCACCTGACTTCGACTGAGGTTCAGAACCTCAGCTGCCTGAACGACGCTAAGCCGACGATCGCGGATCTTCTGGATGGCTTCAAGACGATTGAGCTCGTTTTGCGACAACGTGATCAAAGGCATGGCGGCTCCGCAATACGCTCGGTCCCACGCCGGCGTTGTGAAGTCGTCAGCCTTCCTTTCCAGCTTCGTGTTGGCGAGCCGTCAGAGCTGTGAAAGTCGGGGACTGTCGCATCTCTAAATTGCTCAAGTGTCGCATCTCTATATAGCCCCTACATCGGATGTTGCAACCAAGTTCGGATGTCGCGTCGCCGGCAAAGTAGAAATGTCGCAACACGGGGCCGCCGGCTGCGACGTCAGCGCCCGATCGGGCGACAGCTGGTCGGGGTTGCGCAGCCCGATCGGGTGCGATCCAATAGATCTCCGTCGGCTTTAGCTTTGAGAGCCGCGTGCCCCCCTTCGAGCTAAAAGCCGGCTTCCGTTGTCGGTTGAGCCTTCCGGTTGATTGGAAACTCCTCCAGCACTGCGAGGACATCCGCAATACGATGCCTATCGCTCTGTGTGAGTGTCAGATCGACTTTGACGGCCTGGCTCTCGACCTTCGCTGCGGGCATTCTGGCAAGTGCCTGCTCACGCCGCACGACGACCGCGGGGTCCTTTGTGAAATCCGTCTTCTTGCCGGGCTTGCGGCCACGCTTCATATAGCCATTGCTCTGGCTGCCGTCGGGAATGCCGAACATGTGGTTCGTCTGCCCGGTGCGCCGCGGCCCGCGCTGGCTGCGATGAAGCTCCCGGCCAGCCTGCATCTGGGCGACCAGGTCCAGGGCGGCATCAAGTCGCTTGTTCTCAACCACTTCAGATCGGTGAACCGAGCGCAGCTTGTCGAAGGTCCTGTAGGGCAGGGCAATGCCCTCGTGGGTGACCTCGAGACGACCATCGGGGTAGTCGCACACGACCACCTTCTTGCCGGCGAGGCGCTTCGCTGTATCGGTCGGATCGAGGATGAACAGCACTTTGTCGTAGCGCAGCGTCAAAGCCTGCGACAGCGTGCGGACCTCCTTGCGGCACATGGCGCCGTCCAAGTTCTCATGCTCGGCGAGGGGCCGATGCATATCCTTCGGATTGCGTGGTTCCTTGCCAAAGCGAGCGTTGAAGTCGGCCATGAACTCCGGCGCAAAAGTGTTGGCCGCCTCGATCGTGCTGATGCCACGCAAGCGCAGTTCCTTCACAAGCCGGTCCTGCAGCGTCTGATTGGCGCGCTCGACCCGACCCTTGGCCTGTGGGGTGTTGGCGCAGATGATGTCGATGTTGAGCTCATAGAGCGCGCGGCCAAACTGCGTGAGGCCGCTGGTGCGATCCTTCTCCGAACCATGGGTCGTCCGAAAGATGCCGTGCTTGTCGCTATAGAAGGCCAACGGCTTGCCCCATTCCCGCATATACGCCTTGGCCGCGTGAAAGTAGTCGAACGTGTTCTCGGAGCCGGCAAAGCGCAGATGCAGAAGCTTGCCGGTCGCATCGTCGATGAAGACGAGCAGGGCGCACTTTGGGCCACGACTCTCGAACCACCAGTGATGCGAGCCGTCGATCTGCACCATCTCGCCCAAGCAGTCGCGCCGCCCGCGCGGCTGATGCAGCCGCCGCTTCCGCTCACGGCGCGACGTCCAGATTCCAGCCTCCGTCATCCATTTGCGCAGCGTCTCCTTGCTGACCGCGAACTGATGCCGTTCAATCAGCTTCTCGCGAGCAAACGTTGGGCCGAAGTCGACGTAGTGTTCACGGATCAGCTCCAGCGCGAAGTCGCGAACGCCATCAACGATGCGACTGTTGGAACGCCGGCCACGCGCCTTGTGCCGGAGAGCCGCACCGCCATCCGCCTGGAACGTCTTCAACAGCCGTTGGACCTGACGAACTGACACGTCGAGCAGGCTTGCCGCTGCAACAGTCGTCATTCGCCGCTCAATGACCTTCGACAGGACCTCGATGCGGTGCAGCTCGCGTTCGCTCATCAAAACCAGTCCCAATCTGCAATCTCCCGCGCTCTCGAACGCGGGCAGATTGGCAAGGCAGGAGCGACATTCCTACTTTGCCAGATCCGGACATTTTAACTTAGCTGCTACATCGGAAAGTCGCATAATATCAGTTATGGAACTGTCTTTTATACAATAATATCAGAACGTTAGCTTCCCGAAGGATCCCTGGCCGTCGAGACCAGATAATGCGCGTCGCGCCCGGTCCGCTGTGCTTGGTCGCAAAGGTAAACAGTCAGGTGCGCGAGAACACCGCGCCCCCCGATTCCCGCGAGATTAACTTTTAGGACAGGCGGCCCCGTCTGCGGCCCAGCGACGGATGAGTTCGCCGAAAACCGCTTGGGTGCCCGGAACAGGTTGTCGCCCCGCGCCAGGCACCGCAGTGTCCCAAGTTGCGCGCCCGCATCTCTTTCGGCCTATCCACCAAGCTCGCGAGAAACGGGAACAAATAATCAAAAGCACGCGGAATTTTAGCCGGAACGCACATGGTTCTTCCTCGTTTTTGGCTCTGAGGGAACCATGAAACGGAGAGAGAGAGAACGATGAAAAGGCTTTTGTTACCCGCTATAACAGGCGCTCTTGTTGCCCTGTCTGGCGCAGCTTTTGCCGACACTCCCGTATCCGCCGCTACAAACCTTAACGTTCGCGCCGGTCCGGGGTCGCAGTATCCGGTCATCGGCGTGCTGCGGGCGGGCCAGACGGCCACACTGAACGGCTGCCTGCAAAACTCGAAATGGTGCACCATCGCCGAGGCCGGTGGTCAAGGCTGGATCGATTCCGACTACGTCACCGCAGAATTCGGGGGCAATCGGATGGTCTTAACCGAGCGGCCGGCCGATTCCGGCATCGCGGTTGTGAAACCTCCTCGCAATCAAGGCGGTAATGCCGGAGCCGTCGCCGGCGGCGCTACCGGAGCAATCGCCGGCGCTCTCATCGGAGGACCAGTTGGCGCTGCTGTGGGCGGCGCGGCGGGGATCGTCGGAGGCGGCGCAGCCGGTACCATGATCAATCCGCCGGAACAGGTGCGCACTTACATCAGTGCGCATCGGGTCAAGCCTGTTTACCTTAAAGGCAAGGTTGTGACCGGCGCGACCCTGCCTGAGACGGTAGCCCTACAGAAGATCCCGAACTACCGGTACCGATATGTCTATGTGAACAACCGACCGGTGCTGGTTGAGCCATCGACGCGCCGCATCGTTTACGTGGAACGTTGAAAGTGCCAATCGGCAATGAATACCGACCGTCGGGCGAGTTGTCCGGCGGTCAAGCCGAAGCGGGCTGTTGACCGCAACACAATTGGCCGGCTGTAGATCTTGACGGCACTGGACGCAGCGCTCAGCGAGGAGCCGCGCTCCGGGCGGAGCGCGCAGCGGGCCACCGCCTGCTCCAGCCCGCCGCTGGCCGCAGTCGCTGGACGCTGGACGACGACAGTTCTCCACAGACCCAGCTCTTGCATGTCAGAAAAAGATACTATATTTTCTGACGCATGAAAATGGTCACCGCCTCTGTTCCCGACCGGGTGATGAAGCGTGTCCGCGCCAGCGGACGCGGCAGCATCTTCACGCCCAGCGACTTCCTCACCGTCGCGGCACGCCCGGCTGTCGATCAAGCCCTCTCCCGGCTGGTTAAAGGCGGGCAGCTCCGCCGGCTCGCGCGCGGGCTTTACGATTTCCCTAAGCTGCATCCGAAGCTCGGGCCGTTGTCGCCTTCTCCGGACGATGTCGCCCACGCTCTTGCTCGGGAGACCGGTTCGCAGGTGCAGATTGCCGGGGCACGGGCAGCCAACGCGCTCGGTCTCTCGACGCAGCTTCCTGCTCAAAGCATCTATCTCACCGACGGCCCGTCGCGGCGTGTCGTCCTGGGCAAGCGTGTCGTCGATGTTCGCCACGCCTCGCCCAAGCATCTGATCGCACCGGGCAGCCCCGCCGGTACGGTGGTGCAGGCGCTTCGTCATGTCGGCCCCGTTCGGGCGGCTGACGTCGCGCACGTCGCCGCGCGTCGGCTTTCCGCCAACGACAAGAAGACGCTGGCCTCAACCGCCGTTCAGGCGCCTGCCTGGATGCGGCCTACGCTCGTCTCGATCGCCAACGCTGCAGCGGCCGATATCGATGGATAAGGTCGCTCTTCTCCCCGCTGACGATCGCGCTGCCCTCTTCGGGGAGACGGGCGCCGGACGGGGCGTCGCCGAGACTATCATCGAAAAAGACTTCTGGGTCTGCTGGAGCCTGCGGCGCCTGTTCGGTCTGCCAAAAGGAGCGACGGCGAGCCTCGTCTTCAAGGGCGGCACCTCGCTCTCCAAGGCGTTCGGCGCTATCCGCCGCTTCTCCGAGGACATCGACCTTTCGTTCGATCGCGCCGAACTTGGATACACCGGCGATCGCGATCCCGAGAAGGAAGGGATCAGCAGGAAGCAGGCGGCGCGGCTGATCGACGATCTGGTCGGCGACGTCGAGCGCCACGTCGCCAAGCAATTGCTCCCGGCGCTCCACGCCGCGATCGTCGAACAACTTGGCGAACCGGCCAGCGGCGAATGGTCCTGGAGATCGACGCTAGCGACGCCCAAACGGTCAACTTCCATTATCCGACCGCGCTGCCTGCCGCAGAATATGAGGGCATGGCCTACATCACGCCGCGCGTGAAGTTCGAACTCGGCGCGCGCGGCGATCCCTGGCCGACCGAGGAGAAGATCATCCGCCCCTATGCGGCCGACGACTATCCCGCCTTCTTCGAAGAGCCCGATACCAGCGTGACTGTCCTGTCAGCTCGGCGCACCTTCTGGGAGAAGGCGACGGCGCTCCACGCGGAAGCGCATCGCCCAGCCGAGTCGCCGACGCCACAATACTTCTCGCGGCATTATTACGACCTCGCCATGCTCCTCGATACGCATGAGGGCCAAGCCGCCGCCGCCGACTTCGATCTGCTGGCTCAGGTCGCCAAACATAAGGCGACCTTCTTCCGTTCAGGCTGGGCCAGCTACGACACCGCTCGGCCAGGAACGCTGCGGCTCATGCCGGCCGATGAGCGTCTCAAAGACCTTCGCACCGACTACCGCGACATGGCTCCCATGATGTTCGACGACAAACCTTTACCGTTCGATGATGTGCTGGTCCGCATCAAAAAAGTGCAGGACGAGATCAACGCCTCGACTACATGAACAGGAACGAATAGCCGACACTGGCGCGTTTGGCCTTGCGGCGTATGCCGTGGCTCAGCAGGCGCAGGACCAGTTTCAGGACTAAGTCGATTGCCGCCATTCTGAAACGCACATCCGAATAGGCGAGCCTTCAGCCGCGCTGCCGCCATCCAGCTTTCTCATCCGGGAAGGGCTGCCGTAGATCTCGAATGGCCCGCGCTCGGAAGAGCCCTAGCGCGCCGCATGGCCGGCGGCTCTGCGCGTGGCCTGCTGTGGAGCTGCCCTGAATGGATGGCCGA
This window contains:
- a CDS encoding conjugal transfer protein TraA; amino-acid sequence: MEFFLGAFERDWERRRAALLHDLQRGGHEEPAWEWPRRAGASLLEDSQADERQPARGGFVRGPHRNSVGDAGRPMPTRFAALARGSQAAVVKLASYGGAARAGAMMNYVSRNGELPVENEKGERISGKIPLSKVPAAWDHLLDNRAPSRDVATFSVRLTGALSEAGSTEEVCRGVLRAGFAERRFVYAVERKGDDEAEIRGVLVLRDPQGERLTGDAKAASIVQSRFEESQAGNGMAARFQFHSHGNGVEFAAARIRALVQDHPGKVHDEGGRAIGTVEQAGDLVHKQWRSQLHSRRGRDVMHLLVSARAGTDVASFNAAVRDFLGEQFTSHRYIFVLHDPADDPKDVRQGGKRPHVHVHAIVTMRSETGARIETSPQVFRQWRSSMAEKARMRGIAMELTDRREFASAPSYSRAQVRPVGYSGRTEHEGTSEAAQRRYAAKRMNQWHAARTGRSARYVAQAVKTWRTISLSSGDSRVAAFAKHQIRRIERAANECQIDPGRLDLVGGSVDLRANMTALRELIGGHDTPMHTMTRPEFEAYRSRVEAMLVDVAASIQPGERKDFLAIAAAAREVIDIRREYLELSERQHAGGAYPAPEPTRGSAVHDRDAAEATRAQERSGKQTRDRDAKGSGLEPAGPATPASRAGERPVSKSAQAASTAPGATAEQGGRAKRGDRPESEGEPAPGILPAMQTRAARNVTERPNRAGEPVRGEQKTSQPDPSAQRVARLQDLQRELEQKADREGSERER
- a CDS encoding transketolase, whose product is MDDLKLSCLEALERKVLWLSTWMIHHANHVRQNDDGLKVGGHQASSASLATVMTALYFAVLRPQDRIAVKPHASPIFHAIQYLFGNQTRHKLEAFRAYQGAQSYPSRTKDVDDVDFSTGSVGLGVAQTLFAALVQDYLRAKGMAKNRPEGRMVALVGDAELDEGNIFEALLEGWKHGLRNTWWIVDYNRQSLDAVVREGLWERFVSLFRNFGWDVVILKYGTLLETAFKEPGGEALRHWIDACPNQLYSALAFQGGPAWRRRLLDDLGDQGPVSKLLESRTDEELARLMTNLGGHDLPSLLKAFDEAGKHDRPVCFLAYTIKGFGLPLAGHKDNHAGLMTSAQIEELRARLGVRPGREWDAFEGLAVPARQLKEFVAAAPFNAEGPRRYDAAKVRVPAALAAPSQSVISTQQGFGLLLNEIARHDTELAQRIVTTSPDVTVSTNLGPWVNRRGLFARQEAVDLFRKERIPSTFSWDFSPKGQHLELGIAEMNLFLTLSAFGLSHSLFGERLLPIGTLYDPFIERGLDALNYACYQDARFIIAATPSGISLAPEGGAHQSIATPLIGMAQDGLASFEPAFVDELATILRFSFEHLQRHGDSHPDPETWLSDAQGGSVYLRLSTRPIEQPGRAVDQALADAMLSGGYWMRKPGPNAEVVVAYTGAVAPEAFQAVGLIAEDRRDVGLLAVTSADRLNSGWIAAQRAREHGLAHAQSHVERLLADISSHCALVTVLDGHPATLAWLGSVQGHRTRSLGVQHFGQTGTIADLYRHYGIDAQSIVRAAQAMSPGKPIRHLRAAS
- a CDS encoding Lrp/AsnC family transcriptional regulator, encoding MLKDGIDHIDRKLLAALQADAHATTESLGEIAGLSPSPCARRVRMLEKSGVIKAYVAVVDQVKVGLPVSAFASVKLERQREEELDRFSSTVSRWPEVVECYLMTGKMDFLLRIVAKDLAAYEAFLKQKLTRLDGVASIETSFALGQVKHALGLPILA
- a CDS encoding ISNCY family transposase, yielding MPLITLSQNELNRLEAIQKIRDRRLSVVQAAEVLNLSRSQVHRLLRAYDQDGASALASKRRSRPSNRRHAEEFRNAVLDLVRDYYRDFGPTLATEKLLERHQIAVSKETLRQWMTEAGIWTSRRERKKQLHQPRGRRDCFGELVQIDGSRHWWFENRGPKCALLVYIDDATGKLLHLRFAGSENTFDYLIATKTYLQEWGKPVSFYSDKHGVFRTTHGSEKDRTTGLTQFGRALYELNIDIICANTPQAKGRVERANQTLQDRLVKELRLRGISTIEAANAFAAEFAADFNARFGKEPRNPKNMHRPLAKHENLDGAMCRKEFRTLSQALTLRYDKVLFILEPSAFAKSLAGKKVVVCDYPDGRLEIMEDSTSLPYKTFDKLRSVHRSEIVENKRLDAALDLVAAMQAGRELQRSQHGPRRTGQTNHMFGIPDGSQSNGYVKRGRKPGKKTDFTKDPAVIARREQALAGLAAAE
- a CDS encoding DUF1236 domain-containing protein → MKRLLLPAITGALVALSGAAFADTPVSAATNLNVRAGPGSQYPVIGVLRAGQTATLNGCLQNSKWCTIAEAGGQGWIDSDYVTAEFGGNRMVLTERPADSGIAVVKPPRNQGGNAGAVAGGATGAIAGALIGGPVGAAVGGAAGIVGGGAAGTMINPPEQVRTYISAHRVKPVYLKGKVVTGATLPETVALQKIPNYRYRYVYVNNRPVLVEPSTRRIVYVER
- a CDS encoding DUF6088 family protein, with the protein product MKRVRASGRGSIFTPSDFLTVAARPAVDQALSRLVKGGQLRRLARGLYDFPKLHPKLGPLSPSPDDVAHALARETGSQVQIAGARAANALGLSTQLPAQSIYLTDGPSRRVVLGKRVVDVRHASPKHLIAPGSPAGTVVQALRHVGPVRAADVAHVAARRLSANDKKTLASTAVQAPAWMRPTLVSIANAAAADIDG